One window from the genome of Montipora foliosa isolate CH-2021 chromosome 5, ASM3666993v2, whole genome shotgun sequence encodes:
- the LOC138004122 gene encoding TNF receptor-associated factor 5-like has product MFHFKFSSSPDPLLNCCICLSTMVKPVTLACGHSGCQNCLTMLLSTESSPKCPLCKKRLNDSTTLYVNVALNDITAKLDIQCTNSGCQWQGKLDNHIEHASTCGKMPIKCRNRGCGKVMTREKMAIHISQCEKQDIPCRDCGKSVTRDSLKEHIDSLCSHKRIPCPLSCGANLPRCHMTLHMSECQEKAVQCSVSACTTIFKRKDAQEHIRTAASSHAVLQAGEVQKLRGMMHFKRAEPTLILQEEGVFSFCWKANDLRNLSESVASTEYRCPNGNRWRGLLTLKGGSRFQLSLQLVASVTPVIVGTRIVLMPETVAEKIYSFEAREFKEGQLIGKISSEEISCIIPDGIMTMKFVMSYYILREI; this is encoded by the exons ATGTTTCATTTTAAGTTTTCGTCATCTCCGGATCCGTTACTGAACTGCTGTATCTG CTTATCAACCATGGTTAAGCCCGTAACTCTGGCATGTGGGCACTCCGGTTGTCAGAACTGCCTGACAATGCTGCTAAGCACAGAATCGTCTCCGAAATGCCCACTCTGCAAAAAGAGGTTAAATGATTCCACCACGCTTTATGTCAACGTTGCCCTCAATGACATCACAGCCAAGCTGGATATTCAGTGCACCAACAGTGGCTGCCAGTGGCAAGGGAAGCTTGACAACCACATTGAACATGCAAGCACGTGTGGGAAAATGCCCATTAAATGCCGAAACAGAGGGTGTGGCAAGGTTATGACAAGGGAGAAAATGGCGATACACATTTCTCAATGCGAGAAGCAGGACATCCCCTGCCGAGACTGCGGGAAAAGCGTGACAAGGGACTCTTTGAAAGAGCATATTGATTCGCTGTGCTCGCACAAAAGAATCCCTTGTCCACTTAGCTGCGGAGCAAACTTGCCACG ATGTCATATGACGCTTCACATGAGTGAGTGTCAGGAAAAGGCTGTGCAATGCTCGGTCAGTGCCTGTACTacgatttttaaaagaaaagatgcCCAGGAGCACATTAGGACCGCTGCTTCGTCCCATGCTGTCCTTCAGGCAGGAGAAGTGCAAAAACTACGGGGAATGATGCACTTCAAG AGAGCCGAACCAACCTTGATTCTACAGGAAGAGGGTGTGTTCTCATTCTGCTGGAAGGCTAATGATTTGCGAAATCTTAGCGAATCAGTAGCGAGTACGGAATATCGGTGCCCAAATGGAAACCGTTGGAGAGGGTTATTAACTCTAAAAGGAGGCAGCCGCTTCCAACTGTCTCTACAACTAGTGGCGTCTGTCACACCAGTGATAGTTGGAACAAG GATTGTCTTGATGCCAGAAACAGTTGCGGAGAAGATATACTCCTTCGAAGCCAGGGAATTCAAGGAAGGACAACTGATAGGAAAAATTTCTTCTGAAGAAATTTCCTGTATTATCCCAGACGGCATAATGACCATGAAATTCGTCATGTCGTATTACATTTTAAGAGAGATCTAA